The proteins below come from a single Rosa rugosa chromosome 2, drRosRugo1.1, whole genome shotgun sequence genomic window:
- the LOC133728705 gene encoding probable leucine-rich repeat receptor-like protein kinase At1g35710, producing the protein MRTMRSFLSYLLLYVQLISSPNNAFASASSSSSEAEALFKWKASFLNQTQNNSLTSWTYFPSNSTNPKAKGSPCNVWTGISCNTAGSVNKINLTSSGIQGTLHEFPFLSLPNLENIDLSWNELFDSIPPHISSLSKLIFFDLSYNKLSGKIPPEIGLLTNLEVLHLHENQLNGSIPQEIGQLKFLYELTLYHNYLEGPIPSSLGSLSNLITLYLHDNQLSGSIPPEIGNLSSLVDMVMDKNHLTGPIPPNFGNLKNLAYLYLLDNQLSGSIPPEMGNLSSLVEMEMAKNHITGMIPPSFGSLKTLTYLGLYDNQLSSSIPLEIGNLSNLVEIEMGENHLTGPIPPNFGSLRNLTRLYLNLNNLSGSIPTSLGDLRNLKLLYLYGNQLFGTIPKEIGNLKSLVYLELSTNQLSGSIPTSFGELRNLETLFLRENQLSGSIPDQIGNLMKLNMLALDSNQFSGYLPQNICGRGLLENFTVYNNHLIGPLPKSLKTCKSLVRFLLHGNHLTGNISEEFGAYPNLQYIDLSHNNFYGEISPVWGECSRLGTLRFAGNNLTGSIPPEISNATQIHVLDLSSNGLVGMIPNEIGRLTSLVNLILNGNQLWGRIPSEFRSLKDLEYLDLSTNKFNESIPSTLGDLSSLHYLNLSNNQFSKKIPFQLGNLVHLSQLDLSHNSLDHQIPSEMSQMQSLEILNLSHNNLSGSIPKNFEQMHSWVQIDISYNQLQGPVPNNKAFQDAPLEGNEGLCGNITGLQPCPSMENKHATKKNRRLMFIIVFPVLGILLLSLAFLGIAFVRKKGRNKEQDTEQSNVEQKEVFSISEFDGRRMYDKIIKATNNFDDVYCIGKGGSGSVYKAELLSGSIVAVKKLHPILDGEESSWKEFLNEIRALIEIRHRNIVKLRGFCSHAHHSFLVYDYLEYGSLASILSKEYEAQKLDWSTRVRIVKGVAHALSYMHHDCSPPIVHRDISSNNILLNYEYEPCVSDFGTAKLLNADSSNWTTRAGTYGYIAPELAYTMKVTEKCDVYSFGVLALEVIMGKRLGEIISSFSSPSANEDKLLKDVLDQRLPAPTPHVQDELVTIASLAIACKHPHPQSRPTMHRVSQVLSSHPASSSGQPEITLAQLIS; encoded by the exons ATGAGAACCATGAGATCATTTCTATCTTACCTTCTTTTGTACGTTCAGCTGATTTCATCACCAAACAATGCTTTTGCTTCTGCTAGTTCCAGTTCTAGTGAAGCAGAGGCTCTCTTCAAATGGAAAGCCAGCTTTTTAAACCAAACCCAGAATAATAGTCTGACCTCCTGGACTTACTTTCCCAGCAATTCCACCAATCCAAAAGCCAAAGGAAGCCCATGCAACGTTTGGACTGGCATTTCATGCAACACTGCTGGAAGTGTCAACAAGATAAACCTCACCAGTTCTGGTATACAAGGTACGCTGCATGAATTTCCATTCCTGTCCTTACCCAATCTTGAAAATATTGACCTTAGCTGGAATGAACTCTTTGACAGCATCCCACCTCATATTAGTTCCCTCTCCAAACTCATCTTTTTTGATCTATCTTATAATAAGTTGTCTGGGAAAATTCCACCAGAAATTGGTCTTCTCACAAATCTTGAGGTCTTGCACCTACATGAAAACCAGTTAAATGGTTCAATTCCTCAAGAGATAGGTCAGCTCAAGTTTCTTTACGAGCTTACTCTTTACCATAACTATCTAGAAGGTCCAATTCCTTCTTCTCTAGGTAGCTTGAGTAACCTGATCACTTTGTATCTCCATGACAATCAACTTTCCGGTTCCATTCCTCCAGAGATAGGAAACCTTTCTAGTTTGGTTGACATGGTAATGGATAAAAACCATTTAACAGGTCCAATCCCTCCAAACTTTGGAAACTTAAAAAACCTGGCATATTTGTATCTCCTTGACAATCAACTTTCTGGTTCCATTCCTCCAGAGATGGGAAACCTTTCAAGTTTGGTTGAAATGGAAATGGCTAAAAACCATATAACAGGTATGATCCCTCCAAGTTTTGGAAGCTTAAAAACCCTGACATATTTGGGTCTCTACGACAATCAACTTTCTAGTTCCATTCCTCTCGAGATAGGAAACCTTTCAAATTTGGTTGAAATAGAAATGGGTGAAAACCATTTAACAGGTCCAATCCCTCCAAATTTTGGAAGCTTAAGAAACCTAACGCGATTGTACTTGAACTTGAATAATCTTTCTGGTTCAATCCCAACATCTTTAGGTGATCTGAGAAACCTTAAGCTTCTCTATCTTTAtggaaatcaactttttggcaCTATTCCAAAAGAGATAGGTAACTTGAAATCTCTGGTATATTTAGAGTTGAGCACAAATCAACTTAGTGGCTCCATTCCTACATCATTTGGTGAGTTGAGAAACTTAGAAACCTTATTCCTTCGTGAAAACCAACTATCTGGATCCATTCCTGATCAGATTGGGAATCTCATGAAATTGAATATGCTGGCATTGGATAGTAACCAATTTTCTGGTTATTTGCCCCAAAATATATGTGGGCGCGGATTACTAGAAAACTTCACAGTATACAACAACCATTTGATAGGTCCCCTCCCCAAAAGCTTGAAAACTTGCAAGAGCTTAGTTAGATTCCTTCTTCATGGGAACCATCTGACGGGAAATATATCTGAAGAATTTGGTGCCTATCCAAATCTTCAATATATAGACCTAAGCCACAACAACTTCTACGGTGAAATCTCACCTGTCTGGGGGGAATGTTCACGATTAGGAACTCTCCGGTTTGCCGGAAACAACCTGACTGGTAGCATCCCACCTGAGATTAGCAATGCAACCCAAATTCATGTACTGGATCTTTCATCAAATGGTTTAGTTGGTATGATTCCAAATGAGATTGGGAGATTAACTTCTTTGGTGAATCTGATTTTGAATGGTAATCAACTTTGGGGTCGGATACCCTCAGAATTTAGATCATTGAAGGATCTTGAGTATCTTGACCTGTCAACGAACAAATTCAATGAGTCAATTCCAAGCACTTTAGGTGACTTGTCCAGTTTACACTACTTGAATTTGAGCAACAACCAGTTCAgcaaaaaaattccatttcaatTGGGGAATTTAGTCCACCTGTCCCAGCTAGACTTAAGTCATAATTCACTGGACCATCAGATACCATCAGAAATGAGCCAAATGCAAAGCTTAGAGATTCTGAATCTTTCCCACAATAATCTTTCTGGTTCCATAcccaaaaattttgaacaaatgcATAGCTGGGTTCAAATCGACATATCCTACAACCAGTTGCAGGGTCCCGTCCCCAACAACAAAGCATTTCAAGATGCTCCTTTGGAAGGCAATGAAGGATTGTGTGGCAATATTACAGGACTTCAACCCTGCCCTTCCATGGAAAATAAGCATGCCACAAAAAAGAATCGAAgactcatgtttataattgttttcCCTGTTCTGGGGATACTTTTACTTTCACTTGCCTTCCTTGGAATTGCCTTCGTtagaaaaaaaggaagaaacaaaGAGCAGGATACAGAGCAGAGCAATGTGGAGCAAAAAGAAGTCTTTTCCATATCTGAGTTTGATGGAAGAAGAATGTATGACAAAATCATCAAGGCAACCAATAATTTTGATGATGTATATTGCATCGGAAAGGGAGGATCCGGAAGTGTCTACAAGGCAGAGCTGCTATCAGGTAGCATAGTTGCAGTGAAGAAACTCCACCCAATACTTGATGGTGAGGAGTCGTCTTGGAAGGAATTCCTTAATGAAATAAGGGCACTAATAGAGATACGGCACCGGAACATTGTGAAACTTCGTGGTTTCTGTTCACATGCCCATCACTCGTTTTTGGTCTATGACTACCTAGAATATGGTAGCTTGGCTTCAATCTTGAGCAAAGAATATGAAGCTCAAAAGCTGGACTGGAGCACAAGGGTGAGGATTGTGAAAGGTGTAGCTCATGCCCTGTCTTATATGCATCATGATTGCTCACCACCTATAGTGCATCGAGACATATCAAGCAACAACATTTTGCTCAATTACGAATATGAGCCTTGTGTTTCAGACTTTGGCACCGCTAAGCTTCTAAATGCAGACTCATCGAATTGGACTACCCGTGCAGGCACATATGGATATATAGCACCAG AGCTGGCTTACACAATGAAGGTAACTGAGAAATGCGATGTCTATAGCTTTGGGGTGCTGGCACTGGAAGTCATAATGGGGAAGCGGCTGGGTGAAATCATCTCCTCATTTTCGTCTCCATCCGCCAACGAAGACAAATTGTTGAAGGATGTATTGGACCAACGCCTCCCGGCTCCAACACCTCATGTTCAAGATGAATTGGTAACCATTGCAAGCCTAGCAATTGCATGCAAACATCCCCATCCACAATCCAGGCCAACAATGCACAGGGTTTCTCAGGTCTTATCATCCCACCCTGCAAGTTCCTCGGGACAACCAGAGATTACACTTGCGCAACTCATTAGTTAA
- the LOC133728706 gene encoding uncharacterized protein LOC133728706, with the protein MCPSPWQKAEVDYDDQVPSVNLSYNSTRVHETKEYVYEEEEEDVDFEFVSFQKSADEVFFGDHTRMDSFPLQFARRASRPEKEIRVWFLLGLLDYDSIQKKKEILIKALHQY; encoded by the exons ATGTGTCCAAGTCCGTGGCAGAAAGCAGAGGTCGATTACGATGACCAAGTCCCCTCTGTTAATCTTTCATACAACTCAACTAGAG TTCATGAGACTAAAGAGTACgtgtatgaagaagaagaagaagatgtcgACTTCGAGTTCGTGTCGTTTCAGAAATCCGCCGACGAGGTTTTCTTCGGCGACCACACCCGGATGGACTCCTTCCCATTGCAATTTGCAAGAAGAGCAAGTCGACCGGAGAAGGAGATAAGAGTCTGGTTTCTCCTGGGGTTGCTTGATTATGATtcaatccaaaagaaaaaagaaatcttGATAAAAGCTTTACATCAATATTAA